Proteins from one Camelina sativa cultivar DH55 chromosome 8, Cs, whole genome shotgun sequence genomic window:
- the LOC104709227 gene encoding basic 7S globulin-like: MHFLSRSQLSSAVKLFPPKFALCLPSKTEDSGFGDLFIGGGSYFLPPYQYDASRLFTTVSLISNETSFDEYFFQVKSIEIDEKAVPLKSPMILSKLSTVVPFTVLHHSIYEPFVKEFKSKASSRKMVEAKAKVSSFEVCYRVKKGFNMEDVPVIDLTVGSGGRRWRIYGRNSMVVVKKGVMCLAFVRGGGGEDREEMVIVGGYQMEDSLVEIDLQSSKLSFTSSLLRYNTSCSHFRPVSTDIGGRVAYTKQVVIS, encoded by the coding sequence ATGCACTTTCTCTCCCGGTCGCAACTCTCCTCTGCCGTTAAACTCTTCCCGCCAAAATTCGCACTCTGTCTCCCTTCTAAAACAGAGGACTCTGGTTTCGGAGACCTTTTCATCGGCGGAGGTTCGTACTTCCTCCCGCCGTACCAGTACGACGCTTCTCGCCTCTTCACCACTGTCTCGCTCATCTCCAACGAAACCTCCTTTGATGAATACTTCTTTCAAGTCAAGTCAATAGAAATCGACGAAAAGGCGGTTCCTCTGAAGAGTCCGATGATACTCTCTAAGCTCAGCACGGTGGTTCCGTTCACTGTTCTACATCATTCGATTTACGAACCTTTTGTTAAAGAGTTCAAATCCAAGGCTTCGTCGAGGAAGATGGTCGAAGCAAAGGCAAAGGTATCTTCTTTCGAGGTGTGTTATAGAGTGAAGAAAGGGTTTAACATGGAAGATGTTCCGGTGATTGATCTGACGGTGGGGAGTGGTGGCCGTAGATGGAGAATCTACGGACGGAATTCGATGGTAGTTGTGAAGAAAGGAGTGATGTGTTTGGCGTTTgtgagaggaggaggaggagaagatagAGAAGAGATGGTGATTGTTGGAGGGTATCAGATGGAAGATAGTTTGGTGGAGATTGATCTTCAATCATCGAAGCTTAGTTTTACATCTTCTCTTCTTAGATATAACACTTCTTGTTCTCATTTTAGACCAGTTTCAACAGATATTGGTGGCCGGGTGGCGTATACAAAACAAGTCGTAATTAGTTAA
- the LOC104706227 gene encoding basic 7S globulin-like produces MANMIFLLLCLVFLSLANTSHSLEKFQSFQHPVNKDKATNIYSIPLSIGSSVSQEFVLDLNGVGPLLQNCATAAKSSSFHPIRCGSTRCTYANPNFSCSNNTTTKTKTPCRSSDNARLFRDTVPLFYSYNGVYIMDSEKSSSLTLTCTDGAPVKGTIGLANTHLSIPSQLISMYQLAPKMALCLPSNEKSKLYPGGLWIGKGEYYYLPYLKDVSTIFASTPLIVNAKSGEHFIDVKSIQIGGKTVPIILHGATKICTMAPYTVLQTSIYKALLTAFSGNAKMAKAPAVKPFGACFNSNNGGRGAPVIDLVLSGGAKWRIYGSNSLVKVNKNVVCLGFVDGGVNPKNPILIGGFQMEDNLVEFDLKASKFSFSSSLLLHNTSCSVERLSPF; encoded by the coding sequence atggctaATAtgatctttcttctcctctgtctTGTTTTTCTCTCCCTTGCAAACACATCACACTCGTTGGAAAAGTTTCAATCATTTCAACACCCAGTTAATAAAGATAAGGCCACAAATATCTACTCCATCCCTTTGTCCATTGGCTCGAGTGTAAGCCAAGAATTCGTCCTTGACCTCAACGGAGTAGGACCCTTATTACAAAACTGCGCCACAGCCGCCAAATCCTCCTCCTTCCACCCCATCAGGTGCGGCTCCACGAGATGCACATACGCGAACCCGAACTTCTCCTGTTCCAACAACACCACCACTAAGACGAAAACTCCGTGTCGGTCGTCCGACAATGCCCGGCTCTTCCGAGACACCGTCCCCTTATTCTATTCATACAATGGAGTTTACATTATGGACAGTGAAAAGAGCTCTTCGCTGACTTTGACCTGCACTGATGGTGCTCCTGTTAAAGGAACCATCGGTCTCGCTAACACTCACTTGTCCATTCCCTCGCAGCTCATTTCCATGTACCAGCTTGCTCCAAAAATGGCTCTTTGTTTGCCTTCCAACgagaaatcaaaactttatcCCGGTGGCCTTTGGATCGGCAAAGGGGAGTATTACTATCTGCCTTACTTAAAAGATGTTTCTACGATCTTTGCCTCCACACCTTTGATTGTCAATGCCAAGTCTGGTGAGCATTTTATCGATGTGAAGTCCATCCAAATCGGTGGAAAGACCGTTCCAATAATACTCCATGGAGCCACAAAGATATGCACTATGGCTCCTTACACCGTATTGCAAACTTCCATATACAAGGCTCTTCTCACAGCCTTCTCCGGAAACGCCAAGATGGCTAAAGCTCCCGCCGTGAAGCCTTTCGGAGCGTGCTTCAACTCCAATAATGGAGGACGTGGAGCTCCCGTGATCGACCTAGTGCTGAGCGGAGGTGCTAAGTGGAGGATTTACGGGTCTAATTCGCTGGTGAAGGTGAATAAAAACGTGGTTTGTTTAGGGTTTGTGGACGGAGGAGTGAATCCGAAGAACCCTATACTTATCGGAGGATTTCAGATGGAAGATAATTTGGTGGAGTTTGATCTCAAAGCTTCcaagttttctttctcttcttctcttttgcttcACAACACCTCTTGTTCAGTAGAAAGGTTATCACCTTTCTAA
- the LOC104706228 gene encoding uncharacterized protein LOC104706228, whose amino-acid sequence MAAPINLLSLFIILTLQTSLAIRINKPNPPAFLLSLIKDKATFLYYTNLNLGNNNHSPLTHSLAVDLGGGSSVLLRCNTAVKSTSYLPIRCDSAKCKQAKLDSFCFNKTATCGKYVSTSFTEHPLNTLLGLDSVSLLILKRNGVTKTVHSSLTFICTNDANALKLMPEVVNGTIGLGKSLISLLSQLASMHKTPRKFALCLPSKPSGLGSLLIGGGSPYTNDVFKNLASTPLIVDRSSGRYFIDVNSIEIAGKNVPLNKKSRGNAMICSLAPFTILQTSTYKAMVREFVREAKLLKVAKVNPFEACFSSKGMESATAVPVIELVVNGGAKWRINRWNSLLKVKRDVVCLAFLDGGVNMKTMEMVIGGYQMEDHLVEFDLEASKFTFSSSLLLRNTSCTQHMIL is encoded by the exons ATGGCTGCTCCGATCAATTTGTTATCGCTCTTCATCATCTTAACCTTACAAACCTCCCTCGCCATCCGCATCAACAAACCAAACCCACCGGCTTTTCTACTTTCCTTGATCAAAGACAAAGCCACGTTTCTCTACTACACAAACCTCAACCTCGGTAACAACAATCACTCTCCTCTCACTCACAGCCTCGCCGTCGATCTCGGCGGTGGCTCATCCGTTCTTCTCCGTTGCAACACCGCCGTAAAATCCACAAGTTACCTCCCAATCCGCTGCGACTCCGCTAA ATGCAAACAAGCCAAGCTCGACTCGTTCTGTTTCAACAAGACCGCCACTTGTGGCAAATACGTTTCCACTTCCTTCACCGAGCATCCACTCAACACACTTCTCGGTCTTGACTCCGTCTCTCTTCTCATCTTGAAACGTAACGGCGTCACTAAAACCGTCCACTCATCGCTGACTTTTATTTGCACCAACGACGCCAACGCCTTGAAACTCATGCCGGAGGTTGTTAACGGAACCATCGGTCTTGGAAAGTCCTTGATCTCACTTCTGTCCCAGCTCGCGTCCATGCACAAAACCCCGCGAAAATTCGCTCTCTGTTTGCCCTCTAAACCATCCGGTTTAGGGAGCCTTCTCATTGGAGGAGGCTCTCCTTACACTAACGATGTCTTCAAGAACTTAGCCTCAACTCCTCTGATTGTTGACAGATCTTCCGGTCGGTACTTCATTGACGTGAACTCCATCGAAATCGCTGGAAAGAACGTTCCTTTGAATAAGAAAAGCCGTGGAAACGCTATGATATGTTCATTGGCTCCTTTCACCATCTTGCAGACTTCCACTTACAAGGCTATGGTTAGGGAATTCGTGAGAGAAGCTAAGCTGTTGAAAGTCGCAAAGGTGAACCCTTTCGAGGCATGTTTTAGCTCCAAAGGGATGGAAAGTGCAACGGCGGTTCCGGTGATTGAATTGGTGGTGAACGGGGGAGCTAAGTGGAGGATTAATAGGTGGAACTCGCTATTGAAGGTGAAAAGAGATGTGGTTTGTTTAGCGTTTTTGGACGGAGGTGTGAATATGAAGACAATGGAGATGGTGATCGGAGGTTATCAGATGGAAGATCATCTTGTGGAGTTTGATCTCGAAGCTTCCAAGTTCACTTTCTCGTCTTCGCTTTTACTTCGCAATACTTCTTGTACCCAACACATGATTTTATAA
- the LOC104706229 gene encoding basic 7S globulin 2-like, with the protein MGSLTRLIVFLSILAAITLKSNSQYLLPITKHEPTNQFYTTLNIGSATKSPVNLLLDLGTNLTWLNCRKLKSVSSLRLVTCQSSTCKSIPGNGCAGKSCLYKQPNPLGLIPDVTGRVVQDRVSISTTDGGKFLTLVSVPRFTFSCAGEKALHGLPPPVAGVLALSPGSSSFTKQVTSAFNVIPKFSLCLPSSGTGHFYIAGVHYFIPPFNNSSFPIPMIFTPIRGVDSGDYLLNVLNIYVSGTPLTLKPNLLNDGAKLSTTVPYTVLHTDIYNALAESFTLKAKAMGISMVPSVAPFKHCFDARTAGNKLTGPNVPVIEIGLPGRMGEVKWGFYGANAVVKVKETVMCLAYIDGGKKPKDLMVIGTHQVQDHMLEFDFSRTVLAFSESLLLQNTSCSTWPSQK; encoded by the exons atgggTAGCCTCACGCGTCTCATAGTCTTTCTTTCCATTTTGGCAGCCATAACTCTGAAATCAAACTCTCAATACCTTCTTCCTATCACAAAACACGAACCCACAAATCAATTCTACACCACTCTCAACATCGGATCCGCCACAAAATCTCCCGTAAACCTCCTCCTCGACCTCGGAACAAACCTCACGTGGCTCAATTGTCGTAAACTCAAATCCGTATCTTCACTCCGCCTAGTCACTTGTCAGAGCTCCACATGCAAGTCCATCCCCGGTAATGGTTGCGCCGGCAAATCCTGTCTCTACAAGCAACCAAACCCTCTCGGTCTAATCCCCGACGTAACCGGCCGTGTCGTCCAAGACAGAGTCTCTATCTCCACCACAGACGGCGGTAAATTCCTCACCCTAGTTTCAGTACCCCGTTTCACATTCTCCTGCGCCGGCGAGAAAGCACTCCACGGCCTTCCTCCTCCAGTCGCCGGAGTTCTTGCTCTTTCTCCCGGATCTTCGTCGTTCACGAAACAGGTGACTTCAGCGTTTAACGTTATCCCTAAATTCTCTCTTTGCTTGCCTTCTTCCGGAACCGGTCATTTCTATATCGCCGGCGTCCATTACTTTATCCCGCCGTTCAACAACAGCAGTTTTCCGATTCCGATGATTTTCACGCCCATTAGAGGCGTTGATTCAGGAGATTATCTACTCAACGTCCTTAATATCTACGTTAGCGGGACTCCCTTGACGTTGAAACCCAATTTGCTAAACGACGGAGCTAAACTCAGCACGACGGTTCCTTACACCGTACTTCACACCGACATCTACAATGCTCTTGCTGAGTCGTTTACACTCAAGGCAAAg GCAATGGGAATATCGATGGTTCCATCGGTGGCGCCGTTTAAACATTGTTTCGATGCACGCACTGCCGGAAATAAATTGACGGGGCCTAACGTGCCGGTGATTGAGATTGGTTTGCCGGGGAGGATGGGGGAGGTGAAGTGGGGGTTCTACGGTGCGAATGCGGTGGTGAAAGTGAAGGAAACGGTGATGTGTTTGGCGTATATCGACGGTGGAAAGAAACCGAAGGATTTGATGGTGATTGGGACGCATCAGGTTCAAGATCATATGCTCGAGTTCGATTTCAGCAGGACGGTTCTCGCTTTTAGTGAGTCACTCTTGCTCCAAAACACAAGCTGCTCCACTTGGCCTTCCCAAAAATAG
- the LOC104706230 gene encoding basic 7S globulin 2-like — protein MSSLTLTRLILFFSIFAAITLKSNSQYLLPITKHEPTNQFYTTLNLGSGGTSSSNLLLDLETNLTLVNWNIFNPPLFVNNLVICKSSTCNSIPGNDCDDNGLFCVYRQSSLLGQNVGVIGAVVQATVNISTTDGGNLLSPFTVHPFTFSCAGEEPLQALPPPVSGVLSLSPVSSSFTKQVTLLFGYIPKFSLCLPSSGTGHLYIATVNYLIPPFNSDNPIRMTLTPLKNIYTGNYLIDVKSIYVDGTPLSFNPNLLAGGAKLSTVVPYTVLLTDIYNALAQSFTLKAKTMGISKVQAIAPFKDCFDARAAGKNMTGPNVPVIDIGVPGRGGEVKWSFHGANTVVNVTETVMCLAFLDGGQNPKDLLVIGTHQLQDHMLEIDFSTSLMGLSDSLLLHNTSCSTWPSQN, from the exons ATGAGTAGCCTCACCCTCACACGTCTCatactatttttttcaattttcgcAGCCATAACTCTCAAATCAAACTCTCAGTACCTTCTTCCGATCACCAAACACGAACCCACTAATCAATTTTACACCACTTTAAACCTTGGATCCGGTGGGACATCTTCCTCGAACCTCCTCCTTGATCTCGAAACCAACCTCACGTTGGTCAACTGGAACATATTCAATCCTCCACTTTTTGTCAACAACCTCGTGATTTGCAAAAGCTCCACATGCAACTCCATCCCCGGCAATGACTGCGACGACAACGGACTATTCTGTGTTTACCGACAATCAAGCCTTCTAGGTCAAAATGTCGGCGTAATAGGCGCTGTTGTCCAAGCCACAGTTAACATCTCCACCACAGACGGTGGCAATCTCCTCTCTCCATTCACCGTCCACCCCTTCACATTCTCTTGCGCCGGAGAGGAACCATTACAAGCGCTTCCTCCTCCCGTCTCCGGAGTTCTAAGTCTTTCTCCCGTATCTTCGTCGTTCACAAAACAGGTGACGTTATTGTTTGGATACATCCCTAAATTCTCTCTCTGCTTGCCTTCTTCCGGCACCGGTCATCTATATATCGCCACCGTTAACTACCTCATCCCCCCCTTCAATAGCGATAATCCCATTCGGATGACTTTGACACCGTTGAAAAACATATACACGGGGAATTATCTAATCGACGTCAAATCAATCTACGTTGACGGAACTCCTTTGTCGTTTAACCCTAATTTGCTTGCGGGCGGAGCCAAGCTAAGCACAGTGGTTCCTTACACCGTACTCCTCACCGATATCTACAATGCTCTTGCTCAGTCCTTTACACTGAAAGCCAAG ACAATGGGAATATCTAAGGTTCAAGCAATTGCGCCATTTAAAGACTGCTTTGACGCACGCGCTGCAGGGAAGAACATGACGGGACCGAATGTGCCTGTGATAGATATTGGGGTGCCAGGAAGGGGAGGAGAGGTCAAGTGGAGTTTTCACGGTGCCAATACGGTGGTGAACGTGACGGAGACAGTGATGTGTTTGGCGTTCCTCGACGGTGGACAGAACCCGAAGGACTTGTTGGTGATTGGGACACATCAGCTTCAAGACCATATGCTCGAGATCGATTTTAGCACATCCCTTATGGGTTTGAGTGACTCGCTCTTGCTCCATAACACTAGCTGCTCCACGTGGCCTTcccaaaactaa
- the LOC104706231 gene encoding basic 7S globulin 2-like: MASSSSSSSSLLYLFVFSFLSALIISKSQISDSLNGLVFPVFKDLPTRQYVAQIRLGDSPEPLKLVVDLAGSILWFDCSSGPSSSRSLISGSSSGCLKAKAGNGKVSSSSRGDAKDCELLVRNGAVGITARGELFSDVMSFGSVASPGTVDLLFACAPPWLLSGLASGARGVMGLGRAQISLPSQLAAVTNERRRLAVYLSPLDGVVSTSSVEEVFGVAASRSLVYTPLLTGSSGDYVINVKSIRVNGEKLSVDGPLAAELSTVVPYTMLDSSIYAVFVEAYAKAATTIATPPVAPVAPFGLCFKSEVDLPAVDMALQSEMVRWRIQGKNLMVDVGGGVRCLGILDGGSSRVNPIVMGGLQLEGLILDFDLGNSMMGFGQRTHSDTASL, translated from the coding sequence atggcttcttcttcttcttcttcttcttctctgttgtacctcttcgtcttctccttcctctccgCTCTAATCATTTCCAAATCTCAGATCTCTGACTCCCTCAACGGACTCGTTTTCCCTGTTTTTAAAGACCTACCAACCCGTCAATACGTCGCACAGATTCGCCTCGGTGACTCTCCCGAGCCGCTCAAGCTCGTCGTCGATCTCGCCGGTTCGATTCTCTGGTTTGATTGTTCCTCTGGTCCCTCGTCGTCACGGAGTCTTATCTCCGGTAGCTCTAGCGGCTGTCTTAAGGCTAAAGCTGGGAATGGAAAAGTGTCATCATCATCGCGTGGAGACGCCAAGGATTGCGAATTGCTTGTTAGAAACGGCGCCGTTGGAATTACGGCGAGAGGAGAGCTTTTCAGTGACGTCATGTCATTTGGATCTGTTGCTTCTCCTGGAACCGTTGATCTGCTTTTCGCCTGTGCCCCACCGTGGCTGTTAAGTGGGCTCGCTAGTGGAGCCCGTGGAGTAATGGGCTTAGGAAGGGCCCAGATCTCTCTCCCTTCGCAACTCGCCGCCGTAACTAACGAACGTCGTCGTTTGGCTGTTTACCTGTCGCCGTTAGACGGCGTCGTGTCGACGAGTTCGGTTGAGGAGGTTTTCGGAGTTGCTGCGTCCAGATCATTGGTTTACACGCCTCTGTTAACCGGCTCGAGTGGCGATTACGTAATTAACGTGAAATCGATCAGAGTCAACGGGGAAAAGCTCTCCGTGGATGGTCCGTTAGCGGCGGAGCTGAGTACGGTGGTTCCATACACGATGCTGGACAGCTCTATCTACGCAGTATTCGTTGAAGCTTACGCTAAAGCTGCGACTACTATAGCTACACCACCGGTGGCTCCCGTCGCACCGTTCGGGCTCTGCTTCAAGAGTGAGGTAGATTTACCGGCTGTAGATATGGCGTTGCAGAGCGAGATGGTGAGGTGGAGGATCCAGGGGAAGAATCTAATGGTGGATGTTGGTGGTGGAGTCCGATGCTTGGGGATTTTAGACGGCGGCTCAAGTCGGGTCAACCCGATTGTAATGGGCGGGTTACAATTAGAAGGCTTGATATTGGATTTCGATTTGGGCAACTCAATGATGGGTTTTGGACAAAGAACACACTCTGATACAGCTTCCTTGTAA